CATATACTAGTAACACCTTATACAAACTTTTTAAATGATATAACTACTACTGTAATTGGATATTTTGATTtagatatatttttctattttgtgaCATAAAAGTCACTTTTGTATTATGTTCGCTTAATACTTTAATCTACTTTATTTGATAACATTTATGagttacaaagtttaactttaaaTATACATCTCATGTAAAGAGATCAGATTAATGAAATAATAATTTATACGGAGTATTTTAGATACATATCATATCCTATACAGAATAAatattacaattatttgttttttaattttattatttgaaTCTTGTTATATTAGATGGTATCATACATACAATATAATGTTTGTTGGGAGTATTATTTGTTTTTAACAGGATACCTTCGTGATGGAGAACATTGGAAGCTTGGCCGGAGGAATAGCCGGTGTCGTCCGTCGCAAGCATTTGCCAAGGCTTGCATTGTTCTTTTCATACTCACCAAAGTTCTATTGACTGGTGGGTTGATAATGATTATTCTCATGTTCGAAGTATTTCACATGAAAAATTGGGATGTTCGAAGTGTTCCTTTCATTTTATTGTTGCTTTTGTTAGTTGGTAGTATTTGGACTGAATGAATGTTATATTAAACTGAATGTTAGTTGGTATTTGACTGAATGAATGTTATATTTGAACTGAATTAGGGATTCCGCATCCGGAGGACCAACCAGAGAGACGAAAGTCGGGAATCCACGTGAGCGATTGTTTTCTGAAGGTGTCGTCATTTTTGTCTTTATTTTCCGGTGTTGTAGTCTCATCTCGTTTTGTTCTCAAAAATGTGTAATTCTGCTGCTGGTGTAATTACTCGTAAAATGGAAGTGGGTGGAACAGAGGAAGTTTGCGATGGAGAGGATGGTGGCGAGCGAGTCGCTAACAATCGCTGGAGAAATTGTTGGAACAAAAATCGCCAGAAGGTTCTAGGGCTATAATGGGGAACAGGTGGGAGGGGAGTTGATAAATAGTATGGGTGTAAAATGATGAAATACTCTTTTCTAATTTAAAATTAGGATGAACCATGTCGGGGTTTGGTAGAGAGGACCCGGGAGTCGAGAGGACCTACAGGACTTGGGAGTAGGACAATTCCAGAACAACAATTCCTGCAGGAGGATCTGTCAGGAAGAAGTAAGATCGGCACTACGAaagatgggaagaaacaaagctgtGGGACCTGATCAGATCCCAatagaggcgtggcggtgccttGGTGAGGACGGTTTTCGGTGGTTGACGTGCCTTTTCAACAAGACGTTTAGAAGCTATAAAATGCCTACGGAATGGAGACTCAGCGAGATTATCCCCATCTACAAAAATAAAGGGGATGCCCAAATGTGCGGTAACTATAGAGGTATTAAGTTACTTagccatactatgaagctttgggagagagtgattgagactagacttcgacgatcaatttggtttcatgccaggacGCTCTTCGTTGGAGGCAATTCATATCATAAGgagccttatggagaagtatagagaaaagcaaaagaGCCTACATATGGCCTTCTTAGACTTAGAAAAGGCATATGATTGTGTCCCGCGGAAGCTGATTTGGAAGACCCTGAATGCGAGAAGTATCCCAAGCAGATATATTAAAGCAATTATTGATATGTACGAAGGGGCGAAGTCTTGCGTTAGGACGCCTGTCGGAAACACGGAGTTTTTCGGGATAGAAGTAGGCCTGCACCAGGGATCTGCTcttagcccttttcttttcgcCTTGATCATCGACGAGCTGTCTCGAGGGATACAAGAGAACATCCCTTGGTGTTTGATTTTCGCCGATGATATTGTGCTTGTATCGGAATCCAAGAATGAGCTAAATAGTAGACTAGAACAATGGAGAGAGTCCTTAGAACAAAATGGTCTACGGattagtagacaaaagacggaatatcttaggTGTGACTTCGTCAGGACTGAGGATGAACAAAATGTTGGAGAGAGTATTAGCATCGGGGACCAGATCTTGCATCCTCAAGAGTCGTTCAGATATTTAGGTTCGGTCCTACACAAATCGGGGAGAATAGACGAGGACGTATCCCATCGTATCaaggtaggttggttgaagtggagagcagcgaaaggggtcttgtgcgacaagaagataccgctcaaattgaaagggaaatttttcaaggtggcaattagaactgccatgttgtacggatcagaatgttggccaatgacgaaagcccaTGAGAGAAGGATGGAAGTGGCAGAAATGagaatgcttaggtggacgtgtggtaaaaccatgttagatatgattccaaatggtgtgtttagggaaaacCTTGGAGTCAGAAGCATCaccgacaagctaagagaagaacggctTCGATGGTATGGGCACGTGATGAGGCGACCACATAGTGCCCCTGTCaggagagtcgaggcactcacggttgacggcgtaaggagaaggggtagacctactcgtaggtggatggatagactaaAGCTCGACATGAGAGAGCTTttgttgaccgaggacatgacttcagataggaatgcgtggagggctagaataagAATTGTCGAGTAGGGTTGCTttctattttattattagtattattatttgtattactattattattactttattactattattattattactattattattattattattattattattattattattattattattattattattattattattattattattattattattattcttagtgctattattactataataattaggattattatgattattatttgtattattactattattacagttatttgtaatttgtatttgtattattattacccgtttcattgtcatttttattagtattgattattactaatactatttttatttttatgttattattactattaatatttttttattattacgttTTACTATTACCtctattatttactattattattatattagtagtagtattaatattaatattaatattaatattattattagttttagtattattaatattattattattatttcttctgGTAACTTTTAATAGctactattatttgtattattacttctATCTTTACTATCCGTTTTATGTACTTTTGTATAACTTGtagactagttttttttttttttttttttttttttttttttttttttaaggtttgATTGTATGTCTGTTTGTTTGTATGTTCGTTTGTTTGTATGTGTGTATGAACGCTTGTTTATGGTTGTATATTGTATGTTATGGAGGTATGCCTTTTCATGTTTGTTTGCTTATGTAGGTACGTTTTGTATGTAGGTAAGGATGTATGTAtctatgtatatatgtaatatgtacGTACGTAGATTTGTATGCTTATGTAGATATGTTTGTATGGTTGCTTGTATGTATGGATATAGGTATGTATGCACGTACAAGtttcatgtatgtatgtagttttgcTTATGTACGAATGTATATTGGTATGTATATAGGTGTGTTTTTGTACGTGTGGGTGTTTCGGAAATGTTGTGTGGTGTGTGTTTTGGGTGTGTTTTGTGTTTGTGGGGGTGTGTGTGTGGGGGAGTGTGTGTATGGTGGGTGAGTACTTGTGGGTGTGGGAGGGTGGGTGGGGTGGGGTGTGTGTGTGAGTGCgtctcgcatcgttcggtgcatcttggggctaTTAGGACGGAGGACGACCTTCTTTGCTTTTGAGCTTCGTTGGTTTTCTTTTAGTTGTGTGGcttcggggatgtctaccgtaaaagtgcatgagtggtgtttggttttgttctaggtggttggctctttgcgtgCGCAACAACTCCCACCTGGTATGCCTCTCGAGTTTTGTTTACAAGGTCTTTTGGCTCTACTATTCgaggcaacaacaagcgtcgattttgTGGCGTCTTGaatgccgcttagagcctaaattaatttTTCAGGCAGGTTTAattacccatggaaatttgatttctaccattttcatggcgtatcttttctacttttactttttatttatttatttatccttatttatttctattttttttattttttatttttattttattttattttattattattattattattattattaattttttttttttttttttttttatatatagaggCCGGAGGTccgcacggaagcaatctctctactctgGGGTagggagagggatgactttctcttcaTGTGGGTAGAGAATTTTTCTCGACTCGTGGATAGAGAAACGACTTCTCCTCTATTCTAGGATAGATGAAGGATTgtttacatctcacctcccccatacctcgcatatgcgggattgggtattgttgttgttgttgtgcatgtcgGGGTTTGGTGTAATGATATTATAGATAATGTTATGTTACACAAGTCATTAATAATGCAGTTTAGTGGAATGATTTTTGTTATATTATTTCATAAGTCGTTAACAATGCCTTTTGAGCAAGAGGCCTTATATGCAACATATACCAAGAAAATAATATTGACAATGATTAAGATTAGTAATAAAGTTATCGATGTTAAAACAATTATTTCATGTTCACTGTATAATTTGGTATTTCAAGAGCGTTGGTGCAAGTGATATTTTTTTGTGAAAGTTAACTACTCCCTTCCTCCCATATTTATTATTacagataaaaaaaatatacagtTTAAATAATGGTTAGTAATGTATTTTTTGTTTACTTCCAATTTTACCTCTATCTATTTATGGGAGTGAACAATTAATTTAAGAAATtctaaaatggaatactggacaataaatTAGAGACGCAGTCGTAGTGATGATAATGGATCAGATATGAATCGGGTGCGCCTATATcaatattcatatccatatccatttcgaATTGGAAATGCATAAACTATgaaagaacaaaaatcctcaagtttttGGTTATACATTGGGCAAGAAATTAACGAGATGGCTTTTGGTATATGGAACTCGCACTGTAATTCTTCTGTCGAGTATTATATTATATGTTGTATTGGGATTACTATCTGTCCCACTGTCGAGTGTTTAAATAGCCTTATTGGACCAACTTAGGTCCCGTTTGACTCactgtgatgatccttccaaatccctttggacgaatacattattcatcgatttcacagtgaggtactgatctctacatgatacgttgtaaacattgcattcttttgaaaaggcacaccataattgaatatcaaatttcaagttttttgacgtttgatgatttctacatatagacaatcaccgtaattaatagtttacagtactacatccgttgataatgcagtctaaataagatacatggtgatgattttgtgaatgcaacgttttctcgaataaagcatgtatgactccatgcacatagcttgtatcacatataagcaaacagcggaagacttctaggaacctgagaataaacatgcttaaaagtgtcaacacaaaggttggtgagttcatagttttaatgttgcgcataatctgtatataaaggtggatcacaagatttcagttgtttcatccagaaacgtttatcaaaatattctacaagattgagcaccctgataactaaactttaacgtctatataataagtacccatgttttaacatacatgcaaccaacatgtacaatacacgtaaaccaacgtgtattaacctcatatagcatacgtctgtttcatagttcagactagggtttctatacctggaacagacggggatgtcaagccctatggattcatatacaactactcgcgcccaccggttcttataactggcagttactagttaccaaagctaagggattttcgattcaaactcggtgtagaatttagtatgtacttgtatccattgcgtttaaaataaattgcatgtattctcagctcaaaaatatatattgcaaaagcaattaaaagggagcaaatgaaactcaccttagcagcacatacggtcattcaccgaaatgtgaccgaaactcggaatgcaaattaaccgtagatctcaacctagagaacatatgttggtcaatacatgtctaataagctaggtcaggtcatagtgtatcataatcctaatgctcgagaccgacatgcaaaagttaacaaaggtcatctcaaaagtcaacctgacccaatatgatctttaaatctatacatgtttattaacatagtataagtcttgataattaaacgaatttacagtttatcaaactcaaaatattatttattttaggagctatattatatttgaattatcatggcaatcgaaaatattttattatttcacatagttttccaatacttgtaaaatcatattatagtgtttataaagctttaaaacatgataagacaatcaactttgacaattgttcaacaaaacgagacgtgccttatatagaaattcatttactcgattagtaatatctaaaaatccaatttatcaatctcatagacaagttgtttaaatattaatttacagtttcaaacacaatttcaattaacgtcaaacataattcagttgaccatatcttttaatccgttcatcgaaatcacgcgatttctaaatgaaaagttaataatttttcgccagctttccaaaaacatgcatatcatatactttatatcagtagcatatgtatcaaattcgtgattcatcataaactatctaacgacaaaattaaacatacaagcatgcataatcatatatactcgagcactagacatggatacactattaatatataaaagacaagatatgaatgctcacgtatcaatattgtgattcaatattgtaggaaggtatgtagacgcaacggagatgataaacgctaggttgacctttgactcatgatcaaaacccccgagcaatacccataacctccttagctataacctgtaatttccttagctctaacccgtttgaaaacccgttttgaaattacCCGAACggcacttcgtcgtagtattttatgtataaataataatactactactaacaacaatgattaataataataatattaatctcattaataataataatattaataataattattatatttatttatatatatatatagagagatcaGAGATAGATAGAAGAGGGAGTGATAAACTGGAACGAAATCGGACGAACTTATAGACATTTTTCTCACCTAACCGATGATTGAtcataatttaaataatataataatataatataataatataatataatatatataaaacgtgTTAAAATAGTGAAAAAAGTGAAAACAGTAAAGCCGCCTCAATTAtttaaacattacgcgtttcgcgtaaagtTTACAAATTCTGCGTAATGTTttgaaacattacgcgtttcgcgtagatgggtacgcgatccgcgtatggtgtcttcacgaaagttgtagatttttaagttacggtcgtttggacaccagaatcaccctttttcgagtcagtatgatttagttatgatttttctcgtgcaagtgcacaggtttagtgatttccatcattttaacttgaaatcttgagatgaaatattatagtcttttggtgctcattagaaatctttatttttattttcatatcattgaaaatccataaaaacattttataatcaaattctattatatcgaaaaaaaatgttttcgtgcgtttgaaactaaatcaaataatactataaagtttagtttttccaaaactacttatattaaaaatcattttattcaaaggtttaaataatagaaattgttatatcataaaacattttcatttcataaagtaaaatcatataatatataagtcataatggtttccagtttttacttacagtttattcgtgaatcgtagagttaagtccaatggacaattaaacgtatgaaatcgttttaaatcaacatatccattttcTTATtttgtcgacatccatttacatttcatgttcttactattaattttatgaaagttaaataattaacttatcaagagtcacgagaaagttattgtaaagcatgcattgaaaattaagcaggaatctctactaacttttgttcagttaccgttaattgacacttttgttcttacttgtaaatcactttaccaattattcagaatatcgttaaaaaggaaaggtttcctaaatcaaagtggatctttcaacagagactcgtaatcatacaatgtatctgataaatcaatcatttgatattatcttttaattccgttgaaaaatatcttgaaataattacgttcatgtaaagtattattcatctaataccttgttaacgttcacaagtcatataatagatttcgtaacttattttcacattaatcaaaccgtttaatgtttcattaatatttctcaatttaataatcacacatatatatatgttcatacatATCtagttacacataattgttcgtgaatcgtcgagagcagtcgaaaggtaaatgaatacatgaacatagttcaaagtttttgagatttcaacaaaacagcatttgcttatcgtgtcgaaaacatataaagatcaagtttaaatttgttcgaaaattttcgggttgtcacactcaCGGAATCCAATGGGATTCCGGCGGAATTGAAATTGGCGACACGTTTGTAAATTCAATTTCAATTTCGCCGGAATCCCAttggattccgtgagccaaacgggCCTTAGTTTAGACCTTTAAAAGATGAATGGGGTGGTCTTATAGTTTCATAGTTTTAACTTTTAAGTGTGTTTTGTAAGCGAAGAATTGCTATTGATATAGGAATGTACTTACATCCCCAATGTTTGAAAAATCTACCTTACAATTGGTTCGTGTTTTGGGTTCATTACAAAAAGCTTCTATTTACCCACCCAAACAAGATCTATTAGCGGAATCTTGACGTTCCTACATTATACATATCGACACCACGACACCTCTAATCCAGCTGAGTGTTTTGTCAGGGTTCAACCCTGCAACTGCATATACAATGTAACGAAGAATAGTAAGACCGCTCACTATATTTAATATGTTACAAATTGATAAATGAAAAGTGGTTTTAAACTTTTAATACTACATATTTCAAGCCATAACATATACTAACATACAATCTTCATTTCGTATGGCGTTATTAGGACATGTCCATCTCATCTTGCAGAAGGATTTCATAGACATCAGTCCTCACATTAAGCTCTTTGTCACGCATTACTTCTAAAAGATCCGAAAGCTCTTTCGCATTTAACACCGAGTTCAGTTTTGTGAAACCATCAAGCCATAGCTTTTTCGACCTACAAAACGTAATGTGACCAAACTTCAACTTAGGACAATGATGTTCCATATgacataacaacaacaataatatttAACATTCTATTCTATTCTACATAGACACTCATCATCTTACCATGGACACGTGTGGATAGCACGAAAGTAAATGCGTCTTGCTGCAGACAAATCGCCTGTTACATTGATCTCATAATCAATGTATAAACGCCATAAAAGAGCAGAATTTTTCAGCAAACTGTTGCCCAATGCCCTTTCGAAGATTCTATGAATTCTATGATGAGAACTACCTCTACTAATCTCATACGACAACGCAAAGAGACAGAGTGTCACCGACGGTTTCCTAAAAACACATGATTTAGTTTAGTTATTCAAAAGTGAAAGAATTGAAATGGATACCTCTAAAGataataacatatattattattagcTTACTTGTTTAAATAATCGTCAATGATCCATCGCAGTTTATTAGGTGAAGTATGAAGATGTGCAATTTGAATAATTGCACTGTAGAGTTTCGGACTGTATGGATATATCTGCAACCCTTGTACAACCAATTTCCAAACATTTGCTAATTCTGATTGAGAATGATGTTTCCATAGCAAACGCACATAAAAATTGAATAATATTTCAAGTTGATGTGTCTGGCTCCTTCTTTCTGCATTTATATAATTGAAGTTACAAATAACTATACAAAGTCATCCAATTAAACGCAATACAAATCATATACTAATAATATTCAAATCAAAATGTGAATCAAAACACTCCACGAAAAGGGAGTTCAATGACCTGGAAGAAATGTGGAAAACGCCTGATTAAGAATTTCAACACCGGCTTCCCATCCAGTAGTTAACTCTTCAAATAAAGCAGCACAACAAACTGAAGCAACCGAATTATCATCTACGGTCCCACGTATCCATGTACCCTGTATCATCCTGACCCGTTCCTTAAATCCTTGCCGGGCCCGCAGCAGTTGTACACTTGATGGTTGACTTTTAAACGGACTGTATTTTATCCCACATCCCAAACAACACAGAATGTGCAGTGCACGTGGTAAAGATTCATTAAGCTCCACTTCCGCATACCAAAGAAATAAAACCGAACCATTCGATTTAGCATCCTgctaggttaaaaaaaaaaaagaaaaaaaaaagacaacATTTTCATACGCTCATAAAGTTATACTCCTTATTAATTATGGATGGACAATTTATATTAGTTTGTAAGAATCATCGTACCCATGGTTGGCCTTCAATAGAAAGTAATGCCATGTCGAATGCTTTTCTTGCATATTCTATATTTCCAAATGCGGCCTCTCTTTTCGCATAAACACCACATAAATGTACATCCTATACCAACAAACGcaaattattgatttttttatAGATGAATATGAAATATGATTGCATAAATACTATTAGCCAAAATGatcttttaaataaaataaatatggcaTACCTGGCGATTACTTTTTATAAGGCTCTTAGCCAATGGCCGACATGGAGTGATGGCGACGTTACAAGAATTCATTCTTGTTTTTGATAGCTCTTCAGCAACAAGTGCAACTTCTTTTAGAATGTGGTCATGTGGAAATGCATTTAAACACTGTAAAGTAATATTTCGTACAAATTTCATAATCTCACTCCTCATATTAATGTTATCAAAGCTGCTCAGAACAGGTTCTAAACAGTAACCATTttctactttattattattattattgatctcCTCAATTTTTCTCAAATCATCCAACATAAAATCTGGAAGTGACTCCATCATAAGAGTTCCCTCATTCCAACTCGAACTATTAGTTGAAATCCTACAAAGAATAAAAAATGTTTTATTATACAGTACCTTTGTAAAATTTATGCATGTATATACAGAGTAATTTAGTTTAGTTATAAATGAAAGAATAGTTAATTGAAGTATGAATCTAAGAAGCTAACCACAAAGGAATTCTTCCTTTAAAGAAATCAACGAACTGGTACACAAGTGACAAACGTGCTTTCTCTGTAGTTATTGAGAATAGGCACTCGCTAATATCCTCAAATAATACTGCTCTTAAAAGCTGTTCATCGCCTTCTTTATCAGTAGTCTCATTGGAAATTGAATTCCCTGCTTCATGTATGTAGTCATAATTTAGTAATTACTACGGAGTATAATCAAAATGAAAAAAGACTTCTAAATTTGTTAAAAAGCCCTCTAAAGTCTAACCTCATAATAAAGGTCATATTACAAACTATCTAGGTGGCAAAATCAATTAAATTATTATAAAAAATGGGTTATTATATAATGTGTTTTTATCTCTAAAAGGTAATATCAAAAAAGTAGGCTACAAGCGAAGAAGGTCAAACATGTTGAAAGTCTTCCAAAGTCCAATTTTAATGTAAACAATCTCCTCCACATTATTATATTctaataatattgtttttatataataataactgGTAAATTCATGATCTGACAAACGTACCCGATTGTGTACGAACAGGCATCCATTGATCAAAGTCTCTTGATAACTCTTCTTCTGACCATCTAACCCAAGTCGAAATATCTTGAATCTCACCATCACCACCTTCAACTTCTCCATTGATACCAAGCAATTTCAACAAATCCTcagtatcatctttttcttccatatccacatcatcatcatcattcatatccACATCATCGTTAACTTGTACATTATCCGAATTACCAACATCAACTTCACCTTTAGCTTCATGCCAACCTGTCCATCCTCCTTCATCAACAATATCAACAGACGATTGTGATTCTTTCACCATAACTTTTTGCCTTTCTTCTTCCTCCTTTTCCAGCCAATTTGACCACCCAAGAGCCCCATCTTCTCCAATTCTTGCACCGTTACTATTCCAAAAATACTCAAATAATCTCTGTTTACTCTGTTCAGATAGAAGTAAAGAAGGACAGAACAAACTGTATTCTATTTCTGCTTGAAATAAAGCCGTAGCCAATTC
The window above is part of the Rutidosis leptorrhynchoides isolate AG116_Rl617_1_P2 chromosome 1, CSIRO_AGI_Rlap_v1, whole genome shotgun sequence genome. Proteins encoded here:
- the LOC139857621 gene encoding uncharacterized protein, with the translated sequence MANESPQEHQPSPTLFPVFNQEPTNPTPLSNPLQQISNFTSTPNWLCNTSFTANLSSINDAVSSRNNQLQFEDEYEEETAPQLEVKEQQQQNSRYELVEESSASDQGFDDNQKRRSKKKNKKKKKKRDIEFGINRKQSIQSWAKNHDSNLSGSNKEYYFDSNGDRDNLAFGSLYRMDVARYKLYHGTKSFGFNSNAFGSSNMKNWDFDGDTDVNSLDTKLRSEGRYWSAKYAALENHKNFKRLRIVGPKDASHETATDFIPLFDDKTSSEDQHEDSSLVEESWEDEVLRKTKEFNKMTREHPYNEKYWLDFANFQDKVESRQRQRGARLQTLEKKISVLEKAVELNPDNEEILIALMNAYQRRDNNDVLIGRWEKLLTYHSGSYKLWREFLRLVQNDFSRFKVSEVRKMFANGIQALSAACSKQHRQARQNDNPSDDPLLVQQEHGLVNVFVSLCRFEWQAGYQELATALFQAEIEYSLFCPSLLLSEQSKQRLFEYFWNSNGARIGEDGALGWSNWLEKEEEERQKVMVKESQSSVDIVDEGGWTGWHEAKGEVDVGNSDNVQVNDDVDMNDDDDVDMEEKDDTEDLLKLLGINGEVEGGDGEIQDISTWVRWSEEELSRDFDQWMPVRTQSGNSISNETTDKEGDEQLLRAVLFEDISECLFSITTEKARLSLVYQFVDFFKGRIPLWISTNSSSWNEGTLMMESLPDFMLDDLRKIEEINNNNNKVENGYCLEPVLSSFDNINMRSEIMKFVRNITLQCLNAFPHDHILKEVALVAEELSKTRMNSCNVAITPCRPLAKSLIKSNRQDVHLCGVYAKREAAFGNIEYARKAFDMALLSIEGQPWDAKSNGSVLFLWYAEVELNESLPRALHILCCLGCGIKYSPFKSQPSSVQLLRARQGFKERVRMIQGTWIRGTVDDNSVASVCCAALFEELTTGWEAGVEILNQAFSTFLPERRSQTHQLEILFNFYVRLLWKHHSQSELANVWKLVVQGLQIYPYSPKLYSAIIQIAHLHTSPNKLRWIIDDYLNKKPSVTLCLFALSYEISRGSSHHRIHRIFERALGNSLLKNSALLWRLYIDYEINVTGDLSAARRIYFRAIHTCPWSKKLWLDGFTKLNSVLNAKELSDLLEVMRDKELNVRTDVYEILLQDEMDMS